In Miscanthus floridulus cultivar M001 chromosome 5, ASM1932011v1, whole genome shotgun sequence, one genomic interval encodes:
- the LOC136450415 gene encoding protein STICHEL-like 4 isoform X1, translating into MPAPDRAAAGGHLRGHAHLTNCIHLRHHHGHAHGHGGAGAGGASSSGRRRSSASVASASLMRDLLALQRSRSLRDPSTRRSVESSRVAADPDADADTEDDVDVDLPAATKPRRSAGALKTLLDQLAENPHPHPKPGRRPPRRFKRRAGRRATAVSKPPDRAAALSVNSSSQEAVCGNRYVFHGGGGDDDDDDDDGGEELQQHLPHDSRNVCGIPWNWSRLHHRGKSILDMAGRSLSCGLSDSKSVAGRKSEDAAASGGRVNASRPLFPVKSERLASSSSSDSDALPLLVEAATSGGRNHIGAISGSYSGGLGIFSNETSEMDSDLLSECQSGQKSQASQHGRGRHRSLTQKFAPKTFKDVVGQSLVVQAVSNAILRRKIGLVYVFYGPHGTGKTSCARVFAKALNCLSSKHPRPCDSCTSCIAHNLGKSRSLMEIGPVGNIDMDGIVDVLDNVMLSPAPSHYRVFIFDDCDTLPADTWSAISKVVDRAPRRVVFILVSPNLELPHIILSRCQKFFFPKLRESDIVNTLQWICTSESLDVDKDALKLIASCSDGSLRDAEMTLDQLSLLGQRISLSLVQELVGLVSDDKLVDLLDLALSADTVNTVKTLRDITETGVEPLALMSQLATIITDILAGSYAFTRERPRRKFFKRPTLSKEDMEKLRQALKTLSEAEKQLRVSSDKTTWLTAALLQLAPDKQYQLPSSSTSTSLNHGVLVGSFPDRGIGRTSAVEHKGNVAGTSYGERRTVEHTENGHVLSTSSVRANEGTKHRKAENEMIWQAVLESIQSDTLRKMMAKEARLNSISLGTAPTVQLIFSSRINKSKAENYRAQILQAFESVLRSAIILEIRYESKNDAKASHAASMFPYPENDSSNATLRRSFTKHSPLSSGGENLITRLKKDSVVKGTNSSKIRWMQSDPHILTEGEIIEVGPSHMHWHAQTNNGVVDINERRKENVWEEEASSSPNQESVTNRKGRNGNTQRRQNSIVKGKVSLAHVIGRAEACSQRGGWSRRKAISIAEKLEQENLKLEPKSSLLCWRTSRTRRKLSSIKVRNRKSRTISRLILCGRCISTKSPR; encoded by the exons ATGCCGGCGCCCGACCGTGCCGCGGCGGGGGGGCACCTCCGCGGCCACGCGCACCTCACCAACTGCATCCACCTGCGCCACCACCACGGGCACGCGCACGGTCACgggggagcgggagcgggaggcGCGTCGTCCTCGGGCCGGAGGCGGAGCTCGGCGTCCGTGGCGTCCGCGTCGCTGATGCGCGACCTCCTCGCGCTCCAGCGCTCGCGATCGCTCCGGGACCCGTCCACGCGCCGCTCCGTCGAGTCGTCCAGGGTGGCGGCCGaccccgacgccgacgccgacaccGAGGATGACGTCGATGTCGATCTCCCCGCCGCCACCAAGCCCCGCCGCAGCGCCGGGGCGCTCAAGACGCTCCTGGACCAGCTCGCCGAGAACCCCCATCCCCACCCGAAACCCGGCCGACGCCCGCCCCGCCGGTTCAAACGCCGGGCCGGCCGCCGCGCCACTGCTGTCAGTAAGCCTCCGGACCGCGCGGCCGCGCTCTCCGTCAACTCTAGCTCCCAGGAGGCCGTCTGCGGCAACAGATACGTgttccatggcggcggcggcgacgacgacgacgacgacgacgatggcgggGAGGAGCTGCAGCAGCATTTGCCGCACGACTCGCGCAACGTCTGTGGCATTCCATGGAACTGGTCCCGTCTGCACCACCGCGGCAAGTCTATCCTCGACATGGCCGGCCGCAGCCTTTCGTGCGGCCTCTCCGACTCCAAGTCGGTGGCGGGGCGGAAGTCTGAAGACGCCGCCGCCTCAGGTGGCCGCGTCAATGCCTCGCGTCCCCTTTTCCCTGTTAAGTCCGAGAGGCTGGCCTCGTCGAGCAGTTCGGACTCGGACGCGTTGCCCCTGCTTGTTGAGGCTGCCACCTCTGGTGGTCGCAACCACATTGGCGCCATTTCTGGAAGCTACTCTGGAGGGCTTGGGATTTTCTCTAACGAGACCAGCGAGATGGACTCCGACCTGCTGTCTGAGTGTCAGTCAGGGCAGAAGTCACAGGCCTCGCAGCATGGCCGTGGGCGTCACCGTAGTCTGACACAGAAATTCGCACCAAAGACGTTCAAAGACGTTGTTGGCCAGAGCTTGGTGGTGCAGGCTGTGTCCAACGCCATCCTGAGGAGGAAGATTGGTTTGGTGTATGTGTTCTATGGGCCGCACGGCACGGGCAAGACTTCGTGCGCGCGTGTCTTCGCCAAGGCGCTCAATTGCCTCTCCTCTAAACACCCCAGGCCCTGTGACTCATGCACGTCGTGCATCGCTCACAATCTTGGCAAAAGCAGGAGCTTGATGGAGATTGGGCCTGTTGGCAACATCGACATGGATGGCATTGTGGACGTCCTCGATAATGTGATGCTTTCACCAGCACCATCACACTACAGGGTGTTTATATTTGATGACTGTGATACGCTGCCAGCTGACACTTGGAGTGCTATCTCTAAAGTTGTGGACCGGGCGCCCCGTCGTGTTGTGTTTATCCTTGTCAGTCCAAACCTTGAACTTCCTCATATCATCCTGTCGAGATGCCAGAAGTTCTTTTTCCCAAAGCTGAGGGAGTCCGACATTGTCAATACATTGCAGTGGATTTGCACCAGCGAGAGTCTAGATGTTGATAAAGATGCACTGAAGCTAATTGCATCCTGTTCCGATGGATCTTTGAGAGATGCCGAGATGACTCTTGATCAGCTCAGTTTGTTGGGACAGAGGATTTCCTtgtctcttgtccaagaattg GTTGGTCTGGTGTCTGATGATAAACTAGTTGATTTGCTTGATTTGGCACTATCTGCCGACACGGTGAACACAGTGAAGACACTACGAGACATCACAGAAACTGGTGTTGAGCCTTTAGCACTGATGTCTCAGCTTGCCACAATAATTACTGACATTCTTGCTGGATCCTATGCATTTACTCGAGAAAGGCCCAGGAGAAAGTTCTTCAAACGTCCTACCT TGTCAAAAGAAGATATGGAAAAACTACGCCAGGCCTTGAAAACACTATCTGAAGCTGAAAAGCAGTTGAGGGTTTCTAGTGACAAGACGACCTGGCTTACAGCTGCTCTGCTTCAGCTTGCTCCTGATAAACAGTACCAGTTGCCTAGTTCATCAACTAGTACAAGTTTGAACCATGGTGTGCTGGTTGGCTCCTTTCCTGATAGGGGTATAGGGAGGACCTCTGCAGTTGAGCATAAAGGTAACGTGGCAGGCACGTCTTATGGTGAAAGGAGAACTGTTGAACACACAGAAAATGGTCATGTGTTGTCAACCAGTTCTGTCAGAGCAAATGAGGGAACTAAACACAGAAAAGCAGAAAATGAAATGATCTGGCAAGCTGTGCTTGAGAGTATCCAATCAGATACATTGAGAAAAATGATGGCTAAAGAGGCAAGGCTAAACTCTATCAGCCTAGGCACAG CACCAACAGTGCAATTAATATTTAGCTCACGTATCAATAAGTCCAAAGCTGAAAACTACAGAGCTCAGATTCTGCAGGCATTTGAGTCTGTTCTTCGTTCTGCTATAATACTTGAAATCCGATATGAATCAAAGAATGATGCAAAAGCAAGTCATGCTGCATCAATGTTTCCTTACCCTGAGAATGACTCCTCCAATGCGACTCTGAGGAGGTCCTTTACTAAACATAGTCCACTATCTTCTGGAGGTGAGAATCTAATTACAAGGCTTAAAAAGGATAGTGTTGTGAAGGGAACTAACTCTAGTAAGATTAGATGGATGCAATCTGATCCACACATATTAACAGAAGGTGAAATAATTGAAGTTGGACCTTCTCACATGCATTGGCATGCTCAAACAAATAATGGTGTTGTTGACATAAATGAAAGAAGAAAGGAGAATGTATGGGAGGAAGAAGCTTCGTCATCACCGAACCAAGAGAGCGTGACTAATCGAAAAGGAAGAAATGGGAACACACAGCGTCGACAGAACAGCATAGTAAAAGGAAAGGTATCTCTTGCTCATGTTATTGGGAGGGCAGAAGCTTGTTCTCAACGAGGAGGCTGGTCTAGACGAAAAGCTATATCGATTGCCGAAAAGCTAGAGCAAGAGAATTT GAAGTTGGAGCCTAAATCGAGTCTACTTTGTTGGAGAACTTCAAGGACTCGCCGGAAG CTCTCTTCAATTAAGGTCAGGAATCGAAAGTCACGCACCATATCAAGGCTCATATTGTGTGGAAGATGCATTTCGACCAAATCTCCAAGATAG
- the LOC136450416 gene encoding uncharacterized protein, protein MKAIGNGGEWWWNLPSLRRKSDSRRRGRRNPDPRGRRRGPPWEPLSSSSSSESIEQGRGWPIEFPFRQAVTAASLTFTGDTIAQVRSRIVDRRRCCPDSDTKELIPDILLNHDWIRALRMASYGFLLYGPGSYAWYQLLDRCMPKQTFVNLSAKVILNQIVLGPCVIAVIFAWNNLWLGKLSELPSKYQNDALPTLLYGFKFWIPVSIVNFGVIPLPARVAFMSSCSIFWNFYLSTTMSK, encoded by the exons ATGAAGGCCATAGGGAACGGCGGGGAGTGGTGGTGGAACCTCCCGTCTCTCCGCCGCAAGTCCGActcccgccgccgcggccgccgcaaCCCTGACCCCCGCGGCCGCCGCCGTGGTCCCCCGTGGGAGCCgctctcgtcgtcgtcctcctcggaGTCCATCGAGCAGGGCCGCGGCTGGCCCATCGAATTCCCCTTCAGGCAGGCTGTCACGGCCGCCTCTCTCACCTTCACCGGCGACACAATCGCGCAAGTCCGCAGCCGCATCGTCGACCGCCGAAGATGCTGTCCCGACTCCGACACCAAG GAACTCATACCAGACATATTGCTGAACCATGATTGGATTCGTGCGCTTCGTATGGCTTCCTATGGATTTCTTCTTTATGGTCCAGGTTCATATGCATGGTATCAGCTCCTTGATCGGTGCATGCCTAAGCAGACGTTTGTAAATTTGTCTGCTAAG GTCATCCTGAACCAGATTGTGCTTGGTCCTTGTGTTATTGCTGTAATTTTTGCTTGGAACAACTTATGGTTGGGGAAACTTTCAGAACTCCCATCCAAATATCAGAATGATGCCCTTCCTACGCTTCTATATG GGTTTAAGTTTTGGATTCCTGTATCGATTGTCAACTTTGG GGTGATTCCTTTGCCTGCTCGTGTTGCCTTTATGTCCTCCTGTTCCATTTTTTGGAACTTTTATCTGTCGACCACAATGAGCAAATGA
- the LOC136450415 gene encoding protein STICHEL-like 4 isoform X2, protein MPAPDRAAAGGHLRGHAHLTNCIHLRHHHGHAHGHGGAGAGGASSSGRRRSSASVASASLMRDLLALQRSRSLRDPSTRRSVESSRVAADPDADADTEDDVDVDLPAATKPRRSAGALKTLLDQLAENPHPHPKPGRRPPRRFKRRAGRRATAVSKPPDRAAALSVNSSSQEAVCGNRYVFHGGGGDDDDDDDDGGEELQQHLPHDSRNVCGIPWNWSRLHHRGKSILDMAGRSLSCGLSDSKSVAGRKSEDAAASGGRVNASRPLFPVKSERLASSSSSDSDALPLLVEAATSGGRNHIGAISGSYSGGLGIFSNETSEMDSDLLSECQSGQKSQASQHGRGRHRSLTQKFAPKTFKDVVGQSLVVQAVSNAILRRKIGLVYVFYGPHGTGKTSCARVFAKALNCLSSKHPRPCDSCTSCIAHNLGKSRSLMEIGPVGNIDMDGIVDVLDNVMLSPAPSHYRVFIFDDCDTLPADTWSAISKVVDRAPRRVVFILVSPNLELPHIILSRCQKFFFPKLRESDIVNTLQWICTSESLDVDKDALKLIASCSDGSLRDAEMTLDQLSLLGQRISLSLVQELVGLVSDDKLVDLLDLALSADTVNTVKTLRDITETGVEPLALMSQLATIITDILAGSYAFTRERPRRKFFKRPTLSKEDMEKLRQALKTLSEAEKQLRVSSDKTTWLTAALLQLAPDKQYQLPSSSTSTSLNHGVLVGSFPDRGIGRTSAVEHKGNVAGTSYGERRTVEHTENGHVLSTSSVRANEGTKHRKAENEMIWQAVLESIQSDTLRKMMAKEARLNSISLGTAPTVQLIFSSRINKSKAENYRAQILQAFESVLRSAIILEIRYESKNDAKASHAASMFPYPENDSSNATLRRSFTKHSPLSSGEGEIIEVGPSHMHWHAQTNNGVVDINERRKENVWEEEASSSPNQESVTNRKGRNGNTQRRQNSIVKGKVSLAHVIGRAEACSQRGGWSRRKAISIAEKLEQENLKLEPKSSLLCWRTSRTRRKLSSIKVRNRKSRTISRLILCGRCISTKSPR, encoded by the exons ATGCCGGCGCCCGACCGTGCCGCGGCGGGGGGGCACCTCCGCGGCCACGCGCACCTCACCAACTGCATCCACCTGCGCCACCACCACGGGCACGCGCACGGTCACgggggagcgggagcgggaggcGCGTCGTCCTCGGGCCGGAGGCGGAGCTCGGCGTCCGTGGCGTCCGCGTCGCTGATGCGCGACCTCCTCGCGCTCCAGCGCTCGCGATCGCTCCGGGACCCGTCCACGCGCCGCTCCGTCGAGTCGTCCAGGGTGGCGGCCGaccccgacgccgacgccgacaccGAGGATGACGTCGATGTCGATCTCCCCGCCGCCACCAAGCCCCGCCGCAGCGCCGGGGCGCTCAAGACGCTCCTGGACCAGCTCGCCGAGAACCCCCATCCCCACCCGAAACCCGGCCGACGCCCGCCCCGCCGGTTCAAACGCCGGGCCGGCCGCCGCGCCACTGCTGTCAGTAAGCCTCCGGACCGCGCGGCCGCGCTCTCCGTCAACTCTAGCTCCCAGGAGGCCGTCTGCGGCAACAGATACGTgttccatggcggcggcggcgacgacgacgacgacgacgacgatggcgggGAGGAGCTGCAGCAGCATTTGCCGCACGACTCGCGCAACGTCTGTGGCATTCCATGGAACTGGTCCCGTCTGCACCACCGCGGCAAGTCTATCCTCGACATGGCCGGCCGCAGCCTTTCGTGCGGCCTCTCCGACTCCAAGTCGGTGGCGGGGCGGAAGTCTGAAGACGCCGCCGCCTCAGGTGGCCGCGTCAATGCCTCGCGTCCCCTTTTCCCTGTTAAGTCCGAGAGGCTGGCCTCGTCGAGCAGTTCGGACTCGGACGCGTTGCCCCTGCTTGTTGAGGCTGCCACCTCTGGTGGTCGCAACCACATTGGCGCCATTTCTGGAAGCTACTCTGGAGGGCTTGGGATTTTCTCTAACGAGACCAGCGAGATGGACTCCGACCTGCTGTCTGAGTGTCAGTCAGGGCAGAAGTCACAGGCCTCGCAGCATGGCCGTGGGCGTCACCGTAGTCTGACACAGAAATTCGCACCAAAGACGTTCAAAGACGTTGTTGGCCAGAGCTTGGTGGTGCAGGCTGTGTCCAACGCCATCCTGAGGAGGAAGATTGGTTTGGTGTATGTGTTCTATGGGCCGCACGGCACGGGCAAGACTTCGTGCGCGCGTGTCTTCGCCAAGGCGCTCAATTGCCTCTCCTCTAAACACCCCAGGCCCTGTGACTCATGCACGTCGTGCATCGCTCACAATCTTGGCAAAAGCAGGAGCTTGATGGAGATTGGGCCTGTTGGCAACATCGACATGGATGGCATTGTGGACGTCCTCGATAATGTGATGCTTTCACCAGCACCATCACACTACAGGGTGTTTATATTTGATGACTGTGATACGCTGCCAGCTGACACTTGGAGTGCTATCTCTAAAGTTGTGGACCGGGCGCCCCGTCGTGTTGTGTTTATCCTTGTCAGTCCAAACCTTGAACTTCCTCATATCATCCTGTCGAGATGCCAGAAGTTCTTTTTCCCAAAGCTGAGGGAGTCCGACATTGTCAATACATTGCAGTGGATTTGCACCAGCGAGAGTCTAGATGTTGATAAAGATGCACTGAAGCTAATTGCATCCTGTTCCGATGGATCTTTGAGAGATGCCGAGATGACTCTTGATCAGCTCAGTTTGTTGGGACAGAGGATTTCCTtgtctcttgtccaagaattg GTTGGTCTGGTGTCTGATGATAAACTAGTTGATTTGCTTGATTTGGCACTATCTGCCGACACGGTGAACACAGTGAAGACACTACGAGACATCACAGAAACTGGTGTTGAGCCTTTAGCACTGATGTCTCAGCTTGCCACAATAATTACTGACATTCTTGCTGGATCCTATGCATTTACTCGAGAAAGGCCCAGGAGAAAGTTCTTCAAACGTCCTACCT TGTCAAAAGAAGATATGGAAAAACTACGCCAGGCCTTGAAAACACTATCTGAAGCTGAAAAGCAGTTGAGGGTTTCTAGTGACAAGACGACCTGGCTTACAGCTGCTCTGCTTCAGCTTGCTCCTGATAAACAGTACCAGTTGCCTAGTTCATCAACTAGTACAAGTTTGAACCATGGTGTGCTGGTTGGCTCCTTTCCTGATAGGGGTATAGGGAGGACCTCTGCAGTTGAGCATAAAGGTAACGTGGCAGGCACGTCTTATGGTGAAAGGAGAACTGTTGAACACACAGAAAATGGTCATGTGTTGTCAACCAGTTCTGTCAGAGCAAATGAGGGAACTAAACACAGAAAAGCAGAAAATGAAATGATCTGGCAAGCTGTGCTTGAGAGTATCCAATCAGATACATTGAGAAAAATGATGGCTAAAGAGGCAAGGCTAAACTCTATCAGCCTAGGCACAG CACCAACAGTGCAATTAATATTTAGCTCACGTATCAATAAGTCCAAAGCTGAAAACTACAGAGCTCAGATTCTGCAGGCATTTGAGTCTGTTCTTCGTTCTGCTATAATACTTGAAATCCGATATGAATCAAAGAATGATGCAAAAGCAAGTCATGCTGCATCAATGTTTCCTTACCCTGAGAATGACTCCTCCAATGCGACTCTGAGGAGGTCCTTTACTAAACATAGTCCACTATCTTCTGGAG AAGGTGAAATAATTGAAGTTGGACCTTCTCACATGCATTGGCATGCTCAAACAAATAATGGTGTTGTTGACATAAATGAAAGAAGAAAGGAGAATGTATGGGAGGAAGAAGCTTCGTCATCACCGAACCAAGAGAGCGTGACTAATCGAAAAGGAAGAAATGGGAACACACAGCGTCGACAGAACAGCATAGTAAAAGGAAAGGTATCTCTTGCTCATGTTATTGGGAGGGCAGAAGCTTGTTCTCAACGAGGAGGCTGGTCTAGACGAAAAGCTATATCGATTGCCGAAAAGCTAGAGCAAGAGAATTT GAAGTTGGAGCCTAAATCGAGTCTACTTTGTTGGAGAACTTCAAGGACTCGCCGGAAG CTCTCTTCAATTAAGGTCAGGAATCGAAAGTCACGCACCATATCAAGGCTCATATTGTGTGGAAGATGCATTTCGACCAAATCTCCAAGATAG